Sequence from the Festucalex cinctus isolate MCC-2025b chromosome 21, RoL_Fcin_1.0, whole genome shotgun sequence genome:
ccccccccccgacggccgccacccccccccccgcgaacccggcccccccgcgagaaccccccacccccccccccggaaaccggcaccgggcagcagcgcagagagggaagatgtgcccaccccacctccagccgcgcgagatttgcaccgcggcgggaggggggaagcagaggaggaagcaccaggggagaaggcgggacaccagaacaccgagcccggtggggagaggccccggtcgtcacgccagagtacaagtgacacctaaccctgttactgagtccgccagctcgccgactggcgagctctacccttacaccgtgaatgtggccccacccagtgtatataaaagtgtgtgcgtgtggtgcattaaaattgggagcaggtgagtcggagcagagggaaaaaatttcccctactccgacacacccgtatccccccccaaaaaatgaatatgtatatgtgtggtgcattaaaaaagggaatggagggacaaagtggtggggcagggacacaaatgggggggaccacagcgctgccaggcactgcagtccatcccctctgatggctccccgccccaactcacccctccccttggacgtgaggtgcattaaaattggaggggagttgaagggtgaagacggtgtttccacccttccccaccccaccaagaaatgtgttgtgtgccctatgtgtatatttacaaagtgtatagtgcaagctagtgaagtgagtaagaggagcgaccagcggggcctcacccaacccggcgggtgtaggtggcacgcccgccccccagcacccccaccccccgccgccccccacctcatccacccggcaccacaatgggcgggcagccagcgcagcagggctaccggacagcccaccagccaccggggcccgcccggggcaccaggagttataccggagcggggcaggccccaaaccctcgcccggcccccggagcccgacgcccgggccggggagggagccccaggcccagggagagggagggggaggggccgcagggcagacagggaaggggggggggggggcgggggaagcggggagaagacgacaagaaggcgaaagggcggctgcagggcaggaggcggggggggagaggaggagggagggcgacaagggaaaagggaccgggaggcagaggaggatgggcgggaggaggcgaggagggagaggcgacgggggggaggaagggggaggggagagggaaccacggggcacaccggaggcccacccaccccgaaccgcgccgccgggcacggagcagcggaccgcgccgggacggcaccgccccgggcaccaggggaagcaccccaacaccgcaccccacagggggcccagggagcggccaagacgcaaccgccaccgagcagacaacggggggggggggggggggggggggggcagaaccacccccgcccgaccacaggggacggcgtcaagaaaattgactaattagcatgcagtaacaccaagtgttgatgcttagtgcccactagaaatagatcttaaggagttattgagtatagtgtcgtatagtgtggtatgctcgagcccactagcagcaactaggttcctgactatataaaaataaaaacaatcagatacaaaataccaaatacaggagcagcgaaaacagaagttgtaacgatgtggtggctctcgttaacaggcagaatcttggcaggattaagttgccaaattgagattaaaatattctatgtacatagaccatatttgtttaaatcttgatacttgatttttatttaaggcagagattttttccattgagatataatttattagtaagtttaaccagtggtcgatatttagagattgtttatttttccaattgacaaggattatttttttagcaatagtaagggctataaatatagattgagattgtttacatggtcgctcagttattgttaagtcacctagtaaacacagtcttggagataaaggaagcctacagtttaatatatcagcgagcttttccaagattttagtccagaaatgcagcactggagtacatgaccataaagcatgaagataagtatcggcagtgttttgtgagcactggagacaaatgtcggagtcagagagtcccatttttttcatcatatattgtgtaatatatgttctatgaagtatcttatattggataagttgcaaatttgtctgtttggtcattttaaatacattttcacagatttgggtccaaaagtctggttccggaactatagacaagtctttttcccattttaaagtcggtaaatacgttttatttgtgtataaaaataacttatatatttttgatattttctttattgttgttggagaaagctttataatatctttagctaagacaggcagttggagcgtatcttgaagtgttgggatttgtttcttaaccatatttttaacttgcagataatgtaagaaatttcccttttttatttcatatttctggaccaagtttgtatacgatataaacttattatctgagaaaagatgatgaaggtgtgtaattcctttctgctcccataggcttaaatggaacgactgattattaagttgaaagtcggggttatgccaaatgggagagagcccacagggcgccaattgggagtttgtaatttctaatgccttccaccaggcagtcagggtggcggctatcattgggtttttaaaacaattatgtcgtcttattgattttgtaataaagagtaaatctgacagtctaagattattacaatccttctgctccaattccaaccaacagttagtatctctgttgggttgtgtccatagcacaagatattgtagttgattagctagataatagtacataaagtttggtgcctctaaacctcctttagatttactttcctgaagagtagatagactaattttggctttttttttattccaatagaattttatgatagcagagtccagcgattggaaccagttagacgtaggtttaaatggaatcattgaaaataaataattaatctttggtaaaactttcatttttatagtagctatccgtcctattaaagagatcggaagattattccagcgttccaggtcactacggatactatccaataatggtgaaaaatttaaagaagttaattcagttaacttaggtgaaattttaacacctaagtattttaaattacctgtaggaaaggagtagtgtggatcctgacttgtaggattccatgaattttctgtaataggtaataatgttgattttgtccagttaatagagtaatctgataagtgagagaatttagttattaatttaaatgcttcccctagcgagatagcaggttcttctaaatagagtaatatatcatcggcatatagattaattttatgttctattgtcccggagtggattccttggatccgtctatcctgacgtatagctaatgcaagcggctcaataaatatagcaaataataaaggagaaattgggcacccttgtcttgttcccctttgtaaagtaaaactctgtgatgtaatcccattagtagtaactgtagctttaggagaatcatataatattgagacccattgaatgaatgactccccgaagccgaatttatttaagacagcaaagaggaaggaccagttaactttatcgaatgctttttctgcatccagcgaaataacaactgcctttttatcataccgctgtgacatactaatcaagttaaagagtctcctaatattattagtagaatgacgacctttaataaaacctgtttgatcactatgaataattgtcgagattaccgtctctaatcgagatgccaaggacCGTGTGTCCTCTCCTGACGTCCGTCCTGCATGACGAGCGCGAGTGGGAGAAGCCGCTCTCCTTCCATCCGCAACATTTCCTGGACAAGGACGGGAAGTTCGTCAAGCCCGACGCCTTCATGCCCTTCTCGGCAGGTGCGTCACACGATGGCAGCCTTGTGCCGTCACTTGTTGCTATGCAGAAATTGAGAGCCCAACACAGTGGGAGGTTTTCTCATCTTTAGTCGTTTTATTTCGGTGGTTGGCTCGTAATTGAGTTAGTTTGTAAGTTTCTTTGTTAGAAAGTTTTTAGTGATTTGGTGTGTTTCTTGgacgccttaaaaaaaaaaaaaaattataatcttTTGTGGATTGGCTGCACGGCAGGTCGCAGGGTCTGCCTGGGAGAGAGCCTGGCCCGCATGGAACTCTTCATCTTTTTCGTCACACTGCTGCAACACTTCCGCTTCCGGCCACCCCCGGGGGTCACCGAGGACGAGCTGGACCTGACCCCCTGCGTTGGCGGCACGCTGTGCCCCGCGCCGCACAAGCTTTGTGCAGTCTCCGTTGCCGGCTAGCCAGCTAGCgaacattgtattttttttttttgtaatcatctgCCTGGATCATTTGTGATCACACTACTAATAACCGCACAGTTTTTTCCCCATGAATTTGCAATCTTTGCACAAATgttgaaatgtatgttttttttttttgtttgtttttaccgaaaattgtgtttgattttattAGCGAATAAAGTTGATTAAACGCATTTGTAATGTGTGCTCAAATATGTATGCATTCAAACAAATAATGTCATTGTTCATTTGTTAGAACAAAATCTGTGCCTATTTCAAGACCAATTCTCCCTGCACACTTTTGACTCAAACATATTTTGctcttctacttttttttttttttaacgggctGCTGATGTTTCATTTGTCATGGAAACAAAAGTCCATAAAGTCAATCGCATGCGGGTCAAAGATCAATCGGTGTATTTTTCTGCAGTATCTGTGTTAAACATTAATCATGATTCATCTGCCCGGGATTCAGTCgtatgaaaagaacacacaaCCTCAgaataaatcaaatgaattgTCTTTCCGCCTCAATGAAAGCCTAAAACATTATGGTGGTGCTccttaacttatatattttcctGTTTATGTGATGCATGACTGAGTTTTACTCCATTGACAGGACTTTGTAGGCAGCGATTGGTTGTTTCAAAGTGCTTTATAGATCAAATTGAATTGAGTTGAGAtatgagtgttttgagttacgagCATAGACCAAATTCTCGCTGCCTGGGAGCCGGTTCTGTCAAATCTAGCCTGCCAGCAGCTTCTCTCCTGCAAGGACTCGATTCCCAAAGAGTCGTTCAAAAACTCAATTCGTTCGCGAACGTCACATTAACTATTGATCTCCAACGCCACAGAACTTTATTTTGGTGAAGTTTTTGACTTACCGCGTCCCGCCCCGATAGTGGGTTGGACTTTGCAAGGTGTGACGCGCGGACTTGCGGCAGTGGGGTCGTCGTCACTTCGATCGGCCTCCCAAGCATGGACGTTTCGGTCGCGCTGTTCCCGCTGACCTCCAGCTCCGTGCTGGGCTCCGTGCTGGTGCTCCTCCTCGCCTATTTGGCGTGGGCGTCGGCCTCCAGCTCGCCGGAGCCTCGGCGGAAGCAGCCTCCGGGTCCCaggccgctgccgctgctcgggaACTTGCTCCAGCTCAACCTGCACGAACCGCACGGGACCCTCCTGGAGGTGAGAGACGATcgtgcgcgcgcacgcgcacacacacatatacacgcaCGCATTCACACGGCACGTAGCTACACGTTTGACTTTTTTAGTTTTaacaattagggatgttcatGCCACTTTTTAAAAGACCAGTACAAGTCGAATACGAGCTAGTCACAGTACTTACtacttttattatatatatcaaCAACCCcacaaacaacccccccccccctcaaaaaacaaacaaacaatgacaaCTCATTTGAATAATTGGCCTATAGCTACATCCCAATGtagtatttttccttaaaattgcataaaattaatgactattctaattTTTAGCTCCTGGTCgtgaaatggccacaagagggcggccaATACTGCTATCAACCGCAGTTGCACGTACCGATAATGGAAATAATAAGACTTCCAATTTGAGCACTTGTGGACTCTACACCCTTTGGGTGTCCTTCCAACACCCCCAGTTAAAGATTAGCAACTGTAATGGTGAACGAGTCACACACAGCAATTTCCAGCTCAAGCgacacttgcaaaaaaaaaaaaaagtacaccaaGCATAATATaaaccaggggtgggcaaacacggtcctcgagggccagagtcctgcaggttttggatgtttctcttctccaacacagctgatattttatcattttaccAGCAAGCGCTGCTTCATCCTGATAACGACCCTGTTAATtggagtcagctgtgttggagcaggtaaacatccaaaacctgcaggactccgcaACTCCGGCTCTCGAGGAACGATCAgtccagtgttttgtttttgtttgctcatCATGTTGTGTCCTTTTCATTTGGACCCCCACCTTCTTTGGTCCAAGATGTCGAAGAAGTACGGCCAAGTGTTCACCTTCCACATGGGCCCCAAAAAGGTGGTTGTTCTGGCCGGATACAAGACAGTGAAGGAGGCCCTGGTCCAGCACGCCGAAGAGTTTGGAGAACGACAACCTCTGGAAGGCCACAAGGTGGAGCACggtaaacacgcacgcacgctgcaAATGATAAAGAGCACAGGATGTGAATGAAATCGGTTTTTGCGCACCCGAGGCATCACTTGGACCAACGGAGACTCGTGGAAGGAGATGCGTCGCTTCGCTCTGAGCAACCTGAGAGACTTCGGGATGGGGAAGAAGGCGTGCGAGGACAAGATCATCGAGGAATGTCAGCACCTCTTGGAAGTCTTCAAGGAGTTCAGAGGTTCCGCACATGCAACTTTGACAACACATCAGCATCATAACAAACATGCAGAAAATAttaaaagtagtgttgttccaatgccgtttttttggcccctgaTACGGATACCcagagctttgcagtatcgaccgataccataccaatacttaaggtttttttttccctcaacatgaaaaagctatcTTGCCATTGGTCCAGAGCACtcaaggaccaataggatatcttagatcggcatgcaggtAACACGTCACATACCAATGAAGGTAGTGCACGAGCAcgaaatcctatattagtgttggaattaatggtatcggcatgttacttatgagtactcaccgataccgataccactgtttttatgcagtatcgacacctctgccgataccagtatcggaacaaaactaattaaaagcaCACCAGATTCAACTAAATGTACTGCTACCGCCCATCTTTTGTTTACATTAAGGAGAGGAGATTTCACCAGGTGGCGCAAATTCCCCATCCAAACACTGACGATTGACAGCTTATATAAGACTTCGGGAGATattgcgtgtgaatgctgaaaatgCGCATCAACATTGACATAATGTCTTCTAGtgttttgaaaaatatgaaTGCTTGGAACGAGAAAAATAATAGCACGTGAAGTGTGGATTTTTGGAACATGtcgaagttggaatggtttgaataggTCGAGAAATGTAGAAGTAgttgaaggacaaaaaaaaatgacaataagaAACCGTAGAATAACGTGAATGCAGTTGTGCTGGTGCCTTGTGATGAAATCTTCTTCCATGGTGCCGATTATCGTTTCAGGTGAAGCGTTCGACACCCAGCAGCCGCTCAGCTACGCCGTGTCCAACATCATCTGCTCGCTGGTGTTCGGCAGCCGGTTCCAGTACGACGACCCCGACTTCAGGGCCATGGTCAAGCGCATATGTAGAAACTTTCATCTCTTGGGCAGCGCATCCTTGCAGGTAGATCGAACGCCGTCCATTTCCATGTTAATGACCCCGACCAGATGCGCTTTTTCCTCAGTTGTACAACATGTTCCCGTGGCTCGGCATGTTGTTCTCCTCGGCGAAGGACGAGCTCCGCGGTCATGTGATGGCCAACCGGAAGCAGGCCACGGAACTGATCCAGGGTCTGAAGGAGACTCTGGACCCGCAGAGCAGCCGAGGCTTGGTGGACGCCTTCCTCATCCGACAGCAGCAACTGGAGGTTGGATGGCTGTATTGAGAATCACTCGCTATTCGCTAGATCAGAGTTCCATGAGATTGTGCCTGGAGATTGAATGATTCCCATCAAAGCCAACAGTGAGGCTCCATTTGTGCGCAGGACTCCGGCGACGTGGGCCACTACCACAATTTGAACCTTCTGGCGACCATCGTCAACCTGTTTGCAGCAGGCACAGAAACCACCTCCACCACGCTCAGGTGGGCGCTCCTCCTCATGGCCAAGCATCCCGACGTGCAAGGTAACACGAGTAGAAgtgcctttttttctttaatccaAGCCTAAAATTCAATGTTGGCTTATTTGAACTGTGACCTCATTCCCTCTTTGTTTTCTTGTGAGCCCGCAGAGAAGGTCCAAGCGGAGCTGAAACGGGTGATCGGCGATCGGCGGGTTCAGGTGGAGGACCGCAAAAACTTGCCCTTCACCGACGCCGTCATCCACGAGACGCAGAGGCTGGCCAACATCGTTCCCATGGCAATCCCTCATCGGACCAGCCAGGACGTCACATTCCGGGGCTACTTCATCAAGAAggtcagcatattttttttttaggatctgAAATCATTCTTGAAGCGGTGATATACCACCAGAAAAAGTTTCCATCAAAAACGAAATCTCAGAATTCACTTTATAGGGTTTGTAAAGAAGTCCAGATTTGCTGTCAATTTTCTATGATGAGGCCTGATTTGATATGCAGCCATGATAATGAAAGACAACTTTCTATTACTCAAAGGTAGTGAGTAAAAGTAGCTAAAAAAATGGTCAGAAAAATGAATACTCAAGTACGTATACCAGAAAAAGTGTTGTATCCAAATATTGGTAGTTGTTGACTTCCCACCACAGCTGAACGTCTCCCCCACCCTCGCAGGGCACGATCGTGTACCCTCTCCTGACGTCCGTCCTGCATGACGAGCGCGAGTGGGAGAAGCCGCTCTCCTTCCATCCCCAACATTTCCTGGACAAGGACGGAAAGTTCGTCAAGTCCGACGCCTTCTTGCCCTTCTCGGCAGGTGCGTCTAACAATGGGAACTTTGCGTTGGTTCTGCAAAGAGAGTAAGTCATGCCCTAAATATTTTCGCTGATGGCAACGCCCTCTGCTGGATGAATCACAGGTCGCAGGGCTTGCCCGGGAGAGAGCCTGGCCCGCATGGAGCTCTTCATCTTCTTTGCCACACTGTTGCAGCACTTCCGCTTCCGGCCACCCCCGGGAGTCACAGAGGACGAGCTGGACTTGACCCCCTGCGAGGGGGGCACGCTCTGCCCTGCCCCGCACAAGCTTTGCGCCATCTCCGTTGCCCGCTAGCCAGCCAGCGAACAGACAtgaccgtttttttgttttgtttttccagtcgatttttttttttaatccataacTCTGCAgtctttgaaaatatttaaatgtcaaGTCGATGCTAGCAGTGTATATTGTATAGAGTTTACCGAAAATTGTGCTCGAGAATGACAGTGAATAAAAATGAGTTAACAAATTTGTAAAGTGTGGTCATTTTGGATACATTCCTTGACAATTACTCTtacataataatataaaacattttacatcaTTTAAGATTGTGTTTATAAACCTATATTGACAAACAGACATTCTTAaacatttctaataaattatAGTACAATCTGAAAGAATATTAATTGCATGACATTATCATTAAAACTGTTCAGCTACAAACCAATAACAAAATATTGTTAGATTTGGGTGGGAAAATGCAAGAGAGCAAAGTGAAATATGAGTAAGGAGTCCGGACCAAATGTGCACAAACCAAATGCCGTTTTGTCACTATAATAAACATGCTGTAAAAATGCATGTGGTCCACCTACTTTATGTGCCCAGTCCATCCTATTGAGCTGAAGCAGCCGTGTTAGGTGGTCAGAATGTTGTCAAGATTGTTTATAAAGTCCTTAATCACAAACgagtattattaaaattaacaagttGCCTTAAATATGCCGAATGGACTTACATGATTGTTTTGATGCCGGCCAAACTGACGTCTTGAACGGCTTGTCTTGTTTTGTGGTTGGTTTGAGAACCTCAACTTGAGCTGTAGAAAACAGATAGGATATTAATAATGGAATGGCATTTCTGTTATTATACTTGTGTAcctcgctaaaaaaaaaaaaaaaaaaaaacccacagaaAGGGTGCACAGGTGGTGCCAACATCCATTTGTGGCAGGCCTAAAAGTTTACTGGAAACTATTTTGTGAATTAGCATATGTACGGCTTTGCTAGCATACAGCCAGACAGTACCAGCTAGCATCAGTTACActtgtactgtatgtatattgACTTACCTTTTCACAAAAGGCACGTCAAATGTGCACACAAGGTAATATTCAACACTGTCATAATaatgttttcaaaaatgaaGATCGTAGCAATTACTATTTCATGCTATGGTGACGTTTTTGTCTTATCGCGTCCCGCCCCACTAGTGGGTTGGACTTTCCCAAGTGTCACACGAAGACGGTGCGGCAGTGGGGTGGTCACGTGCTCACTTGGCCTCCCAGGTATGGATGTTTCGGTCGCTTTGTTCCCGCTGACCTCCAGCTCCGTGCTGGGCTCCGTGCTGGTGCTGCTCCTCGCCTACGTGGTCTGGTCGTCGGCCTCCAGCACGCCGGAGCCTCGGCGGCAGGAGCCTCCGGGTCCCAGGCCGCTCCCGCTCCTCGGGAACTTGCTCCATCTCAACCTGCACGGACCGCAC
This genomic interval carries:
- the LOC144010687 gene encoding cytochrome P450 2K4-like, whose amino-acid sequence is MDVSVALFPLTSSSVLGSVLVLLLAYLAWASASSSPEPRRKQPPGPRPLPLLGNLLQLNLHEPHGTLLEMSKKYGQVFTFHMGPKKVVVLAGYKTVKEALVQHAEEFGERQPLEGHKVEHGITWTNGDSWKEMRRFALSNLRDFGMGKKACEDKIIEECQHLLEVFKEFRGEAFDTQQPLSYAVSNIICSLVFGSRFQYDDPDFRAMVKRICRNFHLLGSASLQLYNMFPWLGMLFSSAKDELRGHVMANRKQATELIQGLKETLDPQSSRGLVDAFLIRQQQLEDSGDVGHYHNLNLLATIVNLFAAGTETTSTTLRWALLLMAKHPDVQEKVQAELKRVIGDRRVQVEDRKNLPFTDAVIHETQRLANIVPMAIPHRTSQDVTFRGYFIKKGTIVYPLLTSVLHDEREWEKPLSFHPQHFLDKDGKFVKSDAFLPFSAGRRACPGESLARMELFIFFATLLQHFRFRPPPGVTEDELDLTPCEGGTLCPAPHKLCAISVAR